In Panthera tigris isolate Pti1 chromosome C1, P.tigris_Pti1_mat1.1, whole genome shotgun sequence, the following proteins share a genomic window:
- the HES2 gene encoding transcription factor HES-2 has protein sequence MGLPRRAGDPAELRKSLKPLLEKRRRARINASLRQLKGLILPLLGRESSHCSKLEKADILEMTVRFLQELPASSGPAAAPAPSDSYGEGYRACLARLARVLPACRVLEPAVSARLLEHLRRRAAGTTPDGGRAGDSCGPPAPSPPAAPAPAPPEPPRGLWRPW, from the exons ATGGGGCTGCCTCGGAGGGCGGGGGACCCGGCGGAGCTGCGCAAG AGCCTGAAGCCGCTGCTGGAGAAGCGCCGCCGCGCGCGCATCAACGCGAGCCTGAGGCAACTCAAGGGGCTCATCCTGCCGCTGctgggcagggag AGCTCCCACTGTTCGAAGCTGGAGAAGGCGGACATCCTGGAGATGACCGTGCGCTTCCTGCAGGAGCTGCCCGCGTCCTCCGGCCCCGCGGCAGCGCCCG CGCCCTCCGACAGCTACGGTGAGGGCTACCGCGCCTGCCTGGCGCGTCTGGCCCGTGTGCTGCCCGCCTGCCGCGTCCTGGAGCCCGCCGTGAGCGCTCGCCTGCTGGAGCACCTGCGGCGGAGGGCGGCCGGCACCACCCCCGACGGGGGGCGCGCTGGGGACTCCTGCGGCCCTCCCGCGCCTTCCCCGCCGGCCGCGCCTGCGCCCGCGCCCCCTGAACCTCCCCGCGGCCTCTGGAGGCCCTGGTAG